Proteins co-encoded in one Papaver somniferum cultivar HN1 chromosome 5, ASM357369v1, whole genome shotgun sequence genomic window:
- the LOC113279511 gene encoding uncharacterized protein LOC113279511, with product MSRRGTSRRYGTGRGGTRNGGPIDGDEPQLGNVNVNMAQLTQIIAQAVAAAMNQNVGQVNNHQNQGPPTETGEDRYRKVQFQFKKLNPKEFSGKYDSPMIAHEWKDEMVKNFRAIGPSYIEVFKQKLATFQLTGDAHTWWTSDSHGLDHSTMTWTDFIHSGRKRGTLKLSIADFERASVNLKTNLTLAPILTLPEEGKELVVYTYASLLGLGFLLMQEGKVIAPASRKLRVHEKNYPTHDLELAAIIFSLKLWRHYLYGERFEIFTDHKSLKYLFSQKDLNMRQRRWMVLINDYTFGLQYHPSKANVVVDALSRKPRGLLSSMMVEEWKMLETVAEFDLDVNSTLQAFLGILVVEPAFISRMCETTWSWRLK from the exons ATGTCAAGGCGTGGTACTAGCAGACGTTATGGTACTGGAAGAGGTGGTACCAGAAATGGTGGTCCTATTGATGGAGATGAACCACAATTAGGAAATGTGAATGTGAATATGGCGCAACTGACCCAGATAATAGCCCAAGCAGTCGCTGCTGCTATGAATCAAAATGTTGGACAGGTCAACAATCATCAGAACCAAGGACCGCCTACTGAAACCGGGGAAGATAGGTATAGAAAAGTTCAGTTTCAGTTCAAGAAGTTGAACCCGAAAGAGTTTTCTGGAAAGTATGATAGCCCAATGATAGCCCATGAATGGAAGGATGAGATGGTCAAGAATTTTAGGGCCATAGGACCTTCTtacatagaagtctttaaacagAAATTAGCTACCTTTCAGCTCACTGGAGATGCTCATACTTGGTGGACTTCAGATTCACATGGCTTGGATCATTCCACCATGACATGGACAGACTTCATTC ACTCGGGAAGAAAACGAGGAACACTTAAGCTTAGTATTGCGGACTTTGAGAGAGCATCAGTT AATCTTAAGACTAATCTTACTTTGGCACCAATTTTGACCTTACCTGAAGAAGGAAAGGAGCTAGTGGTTTACACATATGCCTCACTTTTAGGATTGGGATTTCTTTTGATGCAGGAAGGTAAGGTTATTGCTCCTGCATCTAGGAAATTGCGTGTTCATGAGAAGAATTATCCAACCCATGACTTGGAGTTGGCAGCAATAATTTTTTCTTTGAAGTTGTGGCGTCATTACTTGTATGGCGAGAGATTTGAGATTTTTACTGATCATAAGAGTCTTAAGTATCTGTTTTCTCAGAAGGATTTGAATATGAGACAACGTCGATGGATGGTGCTCATCAATGATTACACTTTTGGCTTACAATATCACCCTAGTAAGGCGAATGTTGTAGTTGATGCCTTGAGTCGAAAACCAAGGGGTTTGTTATCGTCCATGATGGTGGAAGAGTGGAAGATGTTGGAGACAGTTGCCGAGTTTGACCTAGACGTGAACTCTACGTTGCAAGCATTTTTGGGTATTCTTGTGGTAGAACCTGCATTTATTAGTCGTATGTGCGAAACTACTTGGAGCTGGAGACTTAAGTGA